TGTCGAATAGCGGTTGTTCTTCCGCGTGGGCGCGCAACAGGCTCAGGACCCAGCCCTCGAAAAGCGCCCCGCGTTCCTCCGCGGACACGGGGCCGAGCTGGCGTTTGACGGCGCGTACGAGGCCCGGGTCCACCCAATACAGCTTGGGCCGCCGCCGCTCACGGACCCGCAGTTTCGCCTCGAACGCCGGCAGGCGCCAGGTGAGGAGCGTGTCTTCAAGAACATCCAGGTAGCCCGCCACGGTGGGGCGCGCCACGCCGGCGTCCCGGGCGATGCCCGCGACGTTCAGGACTTGTCCGTGCAGCAACGCGGCGATGGGCAGGAAGCGAACGAAACCGGGCAGATTGCGCACGACGGCCTCCGCCCGAATCTCCTCCCGGAGGTAGAGTTGCGTATAACTCTCCAACACCTCCCGACGCCCCTCCGCGGTCCACACCAAGGGGATACTGCCGTACGCGAGCACGTCTTCGAGGTTGAAATCAGCCCCGAGTTCCATTGGGACCAGCGGGTACATCGCCTTGCGGATGGCCCGTCCGGCCAGCAGGTTCGTACCCGCGGTCTTGAGCTTTCGCGCACTGGAACCGAGCAGGGCGAAGCGCAGGCCGCGTTCTTCGATCAGGCGGTGCACCTCGTTCAACAGAGCGGGAATGCGCTGCACCTCGTCGATGACGATCCAATCGCCAGGCGGGATGGCCGAAACCAGATTCCGGAACAACGAGGGATCGGCCAACAGGTCGTGAAACAGCGCTTCATCCAGCAGGTCGAGACGCAGCGCGTCGGGCAGGGTCGCACGCGCCCATGAACTCTTGCCGACGCCCCGCACACCGAAGAGGAAGAAGCTGCGCGCCGGCGCCCGCGCGATCCGCGTGTACATCATGTCATCATAAATAGCCGAAAAGTGCTAGCATAGCAAACATTTTGCAGACATGTCCGGAGTCCGC
This genomic window from Deltaproteobacteria bacterium contains:
- a CDS encoding ATP-binding protein, giving the protein MMYTRIARAPARSFFLFGVRGVGKSSWARATLPDALRLDLLDEALFHDLLADPSLFRNLVSAIPPGDWIVIDEVQRIPALLNEVHRLIEERGLRFALLGSSARKLKTAGTNLLAGRAIRKAMYPLVPMELGADFNLEDVLAYGSIPLVWTAEGRREVLESYTQLYLREEIRAEAVVRNLPGFVRFLPIAALLHGQVLNVAGIARDAGVARPTVAGYLDVLEDTLLTWRLPAFEAKLRVRERRRPKLYWVDPGLVRAVKRQLGPVSAEERGALFEGWVLSLLRAHAEEQPLFDSIHYWAPTESSTEVDFLLHRDAECLAIETKAAKRYHTALLKGLRAIAGLPNLARRILVHDGARAFRTEDGIDVWPVKRFLDALRTDGLWP